The proteins below are encoded in one region of Ferruginibacter lapsinanis:
- a CDS encoding M14 metallopeptidase family protein, which yields MKKYILLFILSAFSFLVSSAQVIKSPDEFLGYPLGSKYTPHYKIVSYFQYIASAAPQMIKVEQYGETIEGRPLLLAYITSADNFKKLDEIRTNNLRLTGLLKDKPADIHAPVIVWLSYNVHGNEPSSSEVAMKTLYELVNTNNTQSKNYLKNTVVIIDPCLNPDGRDRYVNWFTQVVGKTANADINSREHIEPWPGGRINHYNFDLNRDWAWQTQTETQQRIKKYNEWMPQIHCDYHEQYPDNPYYFAPAAEPLHEVITPWQREFQVSIGRNHAKYFDANGWLYFTRETFDLFYPSYGDTYPMYNGAIGMTYEQAGHSLGGLAVVTKSGDTLTLADRIQHHYITGMSTIEVASANADKLIQEFKKFYDDAQKNGSGEYKTYIITSDNKNKLDELRSLLDNNKIQYGSFNRSGIKGYNYFTGKEESVVAGKYTIGIDAYQPKAALIRVLFEPKSKLSDSVTYDITAWSLPYVYGLKAYAVKENGLTQIALSDLKNTVTKSNYGYLIEYNSIEDATLLADLLKAGFRVRFTEKDFTYKNKIFNKGTLIVLKNGNEKGFASVTDIFAKYTSLVSSVESGFMDQGLDYGSDKIHLIKKPTVALLTGNGVVAEAAGEVWQLFEQQLDYPITLINADDINGTMLKNIDVLIMPAGNYKFLTARDIATDVKNWVRQGGKIIATENAVSQLASNDWGLKLKKSDDEKSNKDTYADVKRYENRERESISKNIPGAIYKLELDNSHPLAFGYPNYYFTLKQNDNLYEFSKDGWNVGVLKNENQIAGFVGNKLTNKIKDGTVIGVQPMGSGSIVYFADNPIFRSFWENGKLIFVNAVFFVGQ from the coding sequence ATGAAAAAATATATACTTCTCTTTATATTATCTGCTTTTTCTTTTTTAGTTTCCTCTGCTCAGGTAATAAAAAGTCCTGACGAATTTTTAGGGTATCCTTTGGGTAGTAAATATACACCGCATTATAAAATTGTAAGTTATTTTCAATACATAGCATCCGCTGCTCCACAAATGATAAAAGTGGAGCAATATGGAGAAACCATTGAAGGCCGGCCATTATTACTGGCTTATATTACCTCCGCTGATAATTTTAAAAAACTTGATGAAATAAGAACAAATAATTTACGGTTAACCGGTTTGTTGAAGGATAAACCTGCGGACATACATGCACCGGTTATTGTTTGGCTGAGTTATAATGTACATGGTAATGAACCTAGTTCTTCTGAGGTAGCAATGAAAACATTGTATGAGTTGGTAAACACAAACAATACGCAATCAAAAAATTATTTAAAAAATACGGTAGTGATCATTGATCCATGTTTAAATCCAGATGGAAGAGATCGCTATGTAAATTGGTTTACACAAGTAGTAGGAAAAACTGCTAACGCTGATATTAATTCTAGAGAGCATATCGAACCCTGGCCGGGAGGGAGGATCAATCATTATAATTTTGATCTTAACAGAGATTGGGCGTGGCAAACGCAGACGGAAACACAACAGCGAATAAAAAAGTATAACGAATGGATGCCGCAAATTCATTGCGATTATCATGAGCAATATCCCGACAACCCTTATTATTTTGCGCCGGCTGCTGAGCCGTTGCATGAAGTAATTACTCCTTGGCAGCGTGAGTTTCAGGTAAGCATTGGGAGGAATCATGCAAAATATTTTGATGCAAATGGTTGGCTGTATTTCACCAGAGAAACTTTTGATCTGTTCTATCCGTCTTACGGAGATACCTATCCAATGTACAATGGTGCTATTGGGATGACATATGAACAGGCAGGGCATAGCCTTGGAGGGCTGGCGGTAGTTACTAAGTCTGGAGATACGCTTACACTTGCGGATAGGATTCAGCATCATTATATTACCGGCATGAGCACCATTGAAGTGGCATCTGCCAATGCAGATAAATTGATACAAGAGTTTAAAAAATTTTATGATGACGCACAAAAAAATGGCTCAGGAGAATACAAAACATATATCATAACATCAGATAATAAAAATAAATTGGATGAGTTAAGATCATTGCTGGACAATAATAAAATTCAGTATGGAAGTTTTAACAGATCAGGTATTAAAGGATATAATTATTTTACCGGTAAGGAAGAGTCAGTTGTGGCAGGAAAATATACGATTGGTATAGATGCATACCAACCAAAGGCAGCGCTTATCAGGGTGTTGTTTGAACCTAAATCTAAATTGAGCGACTCAGTAACGTATGATATTACTGCCTGGAGTTTACCATACGTGTATGGGTTAAAAGCATATGCGGTTAAAGAAAATGGATTAACGCAGATTGCATTATCGGATTTAAAAAATACTGTTACAAAAAGTAATTACGGATATCTGATAGAGTATAATTCAATAGAAGATGCAACGTTGTTGGCTGATCTACTAAAGGCAGGATTTAGGGTAAGATTTACCGAAAAGGATTTTACTTATAAAAATAAAATATTTAACAAGGGGACATTGATCGTATTAAAGAATGGTAATGAAAAAGGCTTTGCTTCAGTAACGGATATTTTTGCTAAATATACATCACTGGTAAGTTCGGTAGAGTCTGGTTTTATGGATCAGGGGTTAGATTATGGTTCCGACAAAATTCATCTGATCAAAAAGCCAACCGTAGCATTGCTTACAGGCAATGGGGTGGTGGCAGAAGCAGCAGGAGAAGTATGGCAGTTGTTTGAACAGCAATTAGATTACCCGATCACATTGATCAATGCGGATGACATAAATGGTACAATGCTTAAAAATATAGATGTATTGATCATGCCAGCTGGGAATTATAAATTTTTAACTGCTAGAGATATTGCTACCGATGTTAAAAACTGGGTAAGACAAGGAGGTAAGATCATTGCCACAGAAAATGCTGTATCGCAGCTTGCTTCCAATGACTGGGGCCTTAAGCTTAAAAAATCTGATGATGAAAAAAGCAACAAGGATACGTATGCAGATGTGAAAAGATATGAAAATCGAGAAAGAGAAAGCATCTCTAAAAATATACCCGGGGCTATTTATAAATTAGAGTTGGATAATTCTCATCCATTGGCCTTTGGCTATCCGAATTATTATTTTACTTTAAAACAAAATGATAACCTGTATGAATTTTCAAAAGATGGCTGGAATGTAGGAGTGCTTAAAAATGAAAATCAAATAGCAGGTTTTGTGGGCAATAAATTAACGAATAAGATTAAAGATGGCACTGTGATCGGAGTTCAGCCAATGGGGAGCGGATCGATCGTTTATTTTGCTGATAATCCTATATTTAGAAGTTTCTGGGAAAATGGTAAATTGATATTTGTCAATGCGGTGTTTTTTGTAGGGCAGTAA